One Solanum lycopersicum chromosome 2, SLM_r2.1 genomic region harbors:
- the LOC101251236 gene encoding uncharacterized protein encodes MVRDTRSRMSLFVAGLEHISRKKVEETMLIGDKEISRLMIYVKQVEKEKLRDREEFKHKRAKTGNEFGQQKSNDNRSFSNKNRRVLLHQLLVHLHLRIKGSVAQGGNKPPACEKCGKNHSDTCHEGSNGCLLENKQGNCNWGNRSQYLSVSPPKRVHLEDLLPALLYPRASLSFVTPYVAMIFDIIPKQINETFSVSTPICESALAERVYRDYLVSVNRKSTMTDLIELDMVDFDVILGMDWLHEL; translated from the exons ATGGTTAGGGACACGAGGAGTAGAATGAGTTTGTTTGTTGCCGGGTTAGAACATATATCAAGAAAAAAGGTTGAGGAAACAATGCTCATTGGGGATAAGGAAATTTCAAGGTTGATGATCTATGTGAAACAGGTAGAGAAAGAAAAGTTGAGAGATAGAGAGGAGTTTAAGCACAAGAGGGCTAAGACAGGGAATGAGTTTGGGCAGCAGAAGAGTAATGACAACCGGTCATTCTCCAACAAAAACAGAAGGGTCCTACTCCATCAACTGCTAGTGCACCTACACCTAAGAATTAAG GGTAGTGTGGCGCAAGGGGGAAATAAGCCTCCTGCTTGCGaaaagtgtggtaagaaccacTCAGATACTTGTCATGAGGGATCCAATGGTTGTTTATTAGAGAACAAGCAGGGAAATTGTAATTGGGGCAATAGATCCCAATATTTATCCGTTTCTCCACCAAAGAGGGTGCATCTAGAGGATCTACTTCCG GCTTTGCTATACCCAAGAgcgagtttatcttttgtaactccatatGTTGCTATGATCTTTGATATTATTCCTAAGCAAATTAATGAGACATTCAGTGTTTCTACACCTATTTGTGAGTCAGCTCTAGCTGAGAGAGTTTATCGTGATTATCTTGTTTCTGTCAATCGCAAGAGTACTATGACTGATTTaattgagttagacatggtagactttgatgtcattcttggtatggactggcttcatGAGTTATAG